In Rhodococcus pseudokoreensis, the DNA window TGGCCGGGAACGTCCCGAACACCGGCGCCACGGTGGTGGCGAGCATGTCGGCGCGGAGTCCGTCGCCGACCCGGCGAGCATCCACCTTCGTCTCCACGATCTCGCCGACCGCGAGGATGTCCGCCGTCGTCTCGGTCATGATCACCAGGATCACCACCGTCATCGAGATGATCGCGCCGATCTGGAACAGCGGGCTGCCGAACGCGAACACCCGCGGCAGTTCGAAGATCGCACCCTTCCCGACGGCACTGAAGTCGGCCTTGCCGATCAGGGCGGCGAACAGCGTGCCCACCACGATGCCGATCAGGATGGACAACCGCGACAGGGTGCCCTGGACCAGTCGGCTCACCAGCAACACGACGAACAGGCTGAACCCGGCGAGTCCGATGTTGGACATCGACCCCCAGTCCGGGGCCTTGGCGTTGCCGCCCATCGCCCACCGCACCGCGACGGGCAGGAGGGAGATGCCGATGACCGTGATGATCGACCCGGTGACGACGGGCGGGAAGTAGCGCACGATCTTGCAGAAGAAGGGGCTGATCAGCAACCCGATCACGCCGGCGACCATGATGGCCCCGAACACGGAGCGCAGCCCGCCCGGACCGGCGGCCACTGCCACCATCGTCGACACCGAGGCGAAGGAAATGCCCTGCACCAGGGGGAGTTTGGCACCGAAGAAGGGAACGCCGAGGGTCTGCAGCAGGGTGGCGGCGCCGCTGACGAACAAGGCCGCCGACACGAGCAGTCCGATCTCGACGCCGGTCAGTCCGGCGGCGCCGCCGACGATCAGGGGAGGCGCGATCACGCCGCCGTACATGGTCAGGATGTGCTGCAACCCGTAGATGTACGACTTTCCGAGCGGCAAACGCTCGTCTTCGGGTCCGGTCGTTCCGGCAACCCGATGTCCGATCCGCTTCATCGCCGCGCTCCTAGCAGAATCCGGGAACGGAATCCCAGGCGCGGCCGGCGTCGGGCGCGTCCTCACGCTCGACCGTCGCCTCGATCAACCCGTAGGGGCGGTCGGCTGCGAAGAACACCTCGCCGGGGTTGTCGAGTCCGAACGGTTCCAGGTCGACCAGGAAGTGGTGTTTGTTCGGCATCGAGAACTTCACCTCGGCGATCTCCGGGTGTGCCTCGAGTACCGCCGAACCCATCTGGAACAGCGACTGCTGCAGCGCGAGCGAATGGGTGGTGGCAAAGGTCTCCAGCATGATTGCGCGCACGTTCTCGAACGTCTTGTCGAAGTCGACGTCGGTGGTGAGGTACCGCCATCGGGCGCTCACCGACGTCGCGAGGATCCGGTCGGACGTCTCCTGCAGGGTGGTGTACTTGTCTTTCGGGTATCCGCGGAACTCCGAACCCGTCGACTTCAACACGACCATGTTGCTGAGACCGGACACGATCCACGTCCGATCGCCGTCGATGGTGACCACGGTGTTCCGCCGTTCGTCACTGGATCGGACGAAGGAATGGTCGTGGCCCTCGCCGTCGACCGGGATCCGCGCCCACGAGTACTGCTCGATCTCCCAGCGGCCGCCCGTGATCCATTCGAACTCGCCGGTGAAGTGCTTTCCGAGACGCATCGCGAACGTCTCGATCGCGCCGACGCCGGCGCGAGCGAACGCGTACACCGTGTTCTTCTGAGTGTCCGTGGCCACGACGTGCGCGTTGTCGCCTTCGGTGTGTACCGCGTCGAGGTCTCCGCGCAGTTGCGAAGTCACGCTGACGTCTTCGATCTCGTGTCGCTTGGTGTCCCGGGTGATCTTGACCAACCGGACTTCCGCCTTGCCGTACTGGTTCTGGCCGAGCACGATCTTGCTCATGATTAGCTCCCTCGGTAGGTCGAGTATGCGAATGGGCTGAGAAGGACAGGTACGTGGTAGTGCTGTTCGCTGTCGGTGAGGGCGAACGTGATGGTGATGTCGGGGTAGAACGTCGGACGTCCCTTTGCGGCGAAGTAGCGTCCGGTGTCGAACACGATCCGGTAGGTGCCCGGCTCGAGTCGGGCGGGTCCCATGGTGGTGACGCGCCCGTCGTCGTCGGTGACGGCGTCCGCGACGGTGATCCATTCGGACTCTCGCCGGACCGCCAGCGTGACCGGCACTTCCCGCGCGGGCACGCCTTCGGCTGCGTCCAGCACGTGGGTCGTGACCTGGCTGACGCCGCTCATGCGTCCAGCATCCCGGCGAGCCGGAGGGCGGCGATGTCGCGCAGTTCCTCTGCGACAATGGTCAATTCGCTGGCCTCGTCGTTGGCCAGCCTGCTGTCGAGCGCGGTGAGGACGTCGGACGTGCTGCGCCCGGCGGCGCGGATCAGGAAGACCCGCCCGAACTTGTCCTCGTAGGCACGGTTGCCGTCGGTGAGCCGCTTCTTCGCCGCCGCGTCGGACGAATCCACGTTGGACTGTTCCGAGCGGGCCAGGTGCGCCTCGGCGTCGTCGCCACCCGGGGGTTCACCGATCCGGGGATGGCGGGCGAGGGCGAGTTCTATCTCCTCCGCGGACAGCGGGCCGGCCCCCGTCCTGGCCGCGGTGAGCAACGAGGAGCGGTCGGGGTACGGCCGGGCAGAGACGAGTTCGTCTGCCCACCGGGGGATGTCCAGGCAGATTCGTGCCCATTCCCTCGCCTCGGACTGTGAAGCCTCGTTGAATCGTCGGAGTCCTGCATCGAAAACCATGCGACCCTTCTTCCACAATGCGAAATAATGATTCCGTATAGAGAAGCGTGACAGGGGTCACAATTCGTGTCAAGACCCAAAATTGAATTAATCCAGATTCGGACATGAGGGGTTCACGGCCGGACAGGGGCGCGACGGGTCCCGGGGGTGGGAGCGGGGGAGCGGCCGGTGGGAAGGATGTTGTCGGGCAACAGCTCACGGACAGCGGAACGGCGGGACCTAGTCCTCGCCGTCGGCGTGGTGATTGAAAAGCCGGGGCAGCGCGAACCACAGCGTCGCGAACATCAGCGCGGCCGCCACGCCGATGACGATCGCGACCGGACCGCCCACTGCCACTTCGGCAATCAGGATCACGGTGCCGGTCATGGCGGCGGCCAGAAATCCGACACCCCACAGCGCGAACAGGTTGGCCTTGCGCAGGATGTCGGCCCGGCGGCCCTGACGGAACAGCACGCGATGCCAGACCGCCGGGGCGATGAGGAGCGCCGAGGACACCGTCGCGAGGAGCACCGTGACGAGATGCAGCATGCGGAGGCCGAACGGCTGCTCCTCGTACGCCTCGGTGAAGGCGACCGCGAGGAGGAAGGCGAACAGGATCTGCACACCGGCCTGCGCGACGCGGAGTTCCTGCAGTAGCTCGCTGAAATTGCGTGCGAGCCGCTGGGCGGGTGTCTCGGCGGTGCTCACCTCACGACCGTGAATACTCGGAGGCCCTGCGGATCTCTTCGGGGGACGGGCGCACACCCGTGTAGAGGACGAACTGTTCCGCGGCCTGCAGCGCGATCACCTCGGCGCCCGTGATGACGGTCTTGTGACGTTCGGCCGCCGCCCGGATCAGCGGCGTCGCGGCGGGCATCGCGACCACGTCGAACACGGCGTCCGCCGCGTCGATCGCGTCGAGCTCGAATGCCAGATCCTCGGCCTCGGGGCCGCCCGCCATTCCGATCGGGGTGGCATTGATCAGCAGCCCCGGCCGCGCCGCGCCCAGTTCGGGCTGCCAAGCGAATCCGTACTGCTTCGCGACGGCGC includes these proteins:
- a CDS encoding nucleobase:cation symporter-2 family protein → MKRIGHRVAGTTGPEDERLPLGKSYIYGLQHILTMYGGVIAPPLIVGGAAGLTGVEIGLLVSAALFVSGAATLLQTLGVPFFGAKLPLVQGISFASVSTMVAVAAGPGGLRSVFGAIMVAGVIGLLISPFFCKIVRYFPPVVTGSIITVIGISLLPVAVRWAMGGNAKAPDWGSMSNIGLAGFSLFVVLLVSRLVQGTLSRLSILIGIVVGTLFAALIGKADFSAVGKGAIFELPRVFAFGSPLFQIGAIISMTVVILVIMTETTADILAVGEIVETKVDARRVGDGLRADMLATTVAPVFGTFPASAFAQNVGLVAITGIKSRYVVAAGGSVLFALGLFPILGRLVASVPLPVLGGAGIVLFGSVAASGIRTLSKVSYDGNLNLVIVAVALGFGVIPIAVPEFYSAFPEWVHIVFDSGISAASIVAVLLNILFNEIKAGNRPTPSVVSAAPPVAVHRAEDPEHPADTEQRADTAHTSVVRNE
- the pucL gene encoding factor-independent urate hydroxylase, giving the protein MSKIVLGQNQYGKAEVRLVKITRDTKRHEIEDVSVTSQLRGDLDAVHTEGDNAHVVATDTQKNTVYAFARAGVGAIETFAMRLGKHFTGEFEWITGGRWEIEQYSWARIPVDGEGHDHSFVRSSDERRNTVVTIDGDRTWIVSGLSNMVVLKSTGSEFRGYPKDKYTTLQETSDRILATSVSARWRYLTTDVDFDKTFENVRAIMLETFATTHSLALQQSLFQMGSAVLEAHPEIAEVKFSMPNKHHFLVDLEPFGLDNPGEVFFAADRPYGLIEATVEREDAPDAGRAWDSVPGFC
- the uraH gene encoding hydroxyisourate hydrolase; translation: MSGVSQVTTHVLDAAEGVPAREVPVTLAVRRESEWITVADAVTDDDGRVTTMGPARLEPGTYRIVFDTGRYFAAKGRPTFYPDITITFALTDSEQHYHVPVLLSPFAYSTYRGS
- the uraD gene encoding 2-oxo-4-hydroxy-4-carboxy-5-ureidoimidazoline decarboxylase, producing the protein MVFDAGLRRFNEASQSEAREWARICLDIPRWADELVSARPYPDRSSLLTAARTGAGPLSAEEIELALARHPRIGEPPGGDDAEAHLARSEQSNVDSSDAAAKKRLTDGNRAYEDKFGRVFLIRAAGRSTSDVLTALDSRLANDEASELTIVAEELRDIAALRLAGMLDA
- a CDS encoding DUF6328 family protein — its product is MSTAETPAQRLARNFSELLQELRVAQAGVQILFAFLLAVAFTEAYEEQPFGLRMLHLVTVLLATVSSALLIAPAVWHRVLFRQGRRADILRKANLFALWGVGFLAAAMTGTVILIAEVAVGGPVAIVIGVAAALMFATLWFALPRLFNHHADGED